Genomic DNA from Triticum dicoccoides isolate Atlit2015 ecotype Zavitan chromosome 4B, WEW_v2.0, whole genome shotgun sequence:
CAGAACAAATACACTTCCCGTCATCGTATCTTCAAGAAATCAAACCGCTATCTATCAATAAATCAAGATATCTTCTATGAAGATATACAATTTAATTGTCTGAAGTGCGCTCTGAGTTCTATATAAACAGGAAGTGAGGCCATTTCAGTTCATCCCAAACTTCTCCATAACCATAGGAGTGTGCCATGGTTTCTCAAGTCCCAACTAGGAAGCAATTCTAGCAACACCACCTTGAAGTAAGTTATAGGGTAATCGAAGCAAGAAAGCCACCATATTCACTCTAAGGAGGGATTGCCCTATACTGTGTCGCCCAACTCCAACTATAGTCAAGTCCAAAACTACTCTTTGTCCACCCTTTCTTTCCCAAAAGTTTAACTCATCCATCCCCTCCATTCCGTCGGTCCCCAAATCCCAAACCAAAGAAAACAAAATGGGCAATGGCATCTCCAAAAACACATGCTTCTCCGGTGACACCTATGCGCCGGCTGTCTCATCGGACCCAGTACCCGGCGACATCCATGGGCACTCCTTCAAGTATGTGCCAATATCCGTCGCCTTCGACAAGTCCTCAATGGCTAATGTGCTCTCATCGAAAACACCCTTCTTCTCTTTATCCGGAGCGGCCATCAACGCCAACCAAGCAACATCATCATCAATGCCGTCGTTCCAGCTGCTTAATGAATTGATGGGGCCGCAATCATATGCGTGCATCGTTAAGAGCTCGTGCTCCTTCACCGCTGCACCGCTCCAAGCCACACCAGCTAGGTCGTCCTTGTCTGGACACTTCTTGGATTCATCCAGCACCGTATCCACTATCTCCAACCAGTTGCCAAGGCGGGCCTGCATGTACGGTATGCTAGACCACTCCTTCTCATCGTCCTCATCCGTTGTTAGTAAACAGGATAGTGTTTCTCATCTCATGGTTGAACACGGCGCCACAGGCTCTCGGTGTTGCAATGAGCGGCCTCTCGGCAAATCTTTGGCCACAGCCGGCTCCAGGCTCGATTTCAGGGTGCCACGCAACAGCCTCCTATCAAAGGGTCCTACTGAGTTGTCAAATATGGATTCCTTCGGGGATGAGAATCACCGCTCGCCACCGAGCAATAATGTGCAGTGGGCTCAGGGCATGGCCGGCGAGGACCGGTTCCAGGTGGCGGTCTCAGAGGAGCGTGGGTGGGTGTTCGTGGGGATTTATGACGGCTTCTTTGGTCCAGATGCGACCGACTACCTCTTTGCGAACCTCCATGTCGCCGTGCACCACGCACTCAAGGGTGTGCTCTCGGACAACATCCAGTGCAATGATTCGACAACCACTTCTAATCATCTCTTTTCTCTTAATGGAGGCAATCATAGCCCAGAATTTGAACGAAAGCCGGCGAAGAGGGGTCGGATAGAACATCCGGAGAAGGACAATTCTGCCATGTCTGGGGGCGGCCCGACGATACACCAGAAAGTCCTCGGGGCGCTGGATCGGGCGTTGAGGGAGACGGAGGAGGCATTTTTCAAGGCAGCAGAGGAGGGTGCGACCGACAACCCAGAGATTGGGCTGATGGGGTCATGCGTGCTAGTGATGCTGATGAAGGGCGAGGACGTGTATGTGATGAACGTGGGGGACAGTTGTGCCGTGTTGGCGAGGGGGCAGGAGCCCGATCTTGATAACATCCCCGGCAAGGCGACACGGAAGGATCTGCAGCAGTTGAAGGCCGAGATCATGGATGGCCTACAGTCTGTGCAGCTCAACGCTGAACACAGTACCTCTGTTGAGGAGGTATGTACACACCCTCTTGATTATATCATCCTTCATGTGATGCATTTATTTGTGTTTTGATCATTATTAAGTTGTGCTTGTTGGAATCTGGGGGATACAGGAGGTAAACAGGATCAAGGCTGAACATAGTGATCGCAACGCCATCATCCACGGCAGAGTGAAGGGGAAACTCAACGTCACCAGAGCATTCGGGGCTGGCTACCTGAAGGAGGTACACACCAATCAAACAATGTCTCTTTTCTACTCCAACATGCATGTTCAAGCACATCTCTGACCATTGTCAATGTAATATTTCTGCTAGACTATTATGGTGCCACATTatgaaattgctaaataatgtactCTATGATGCATAGGAAAAGTGCACTTATTCTAAACAACATGCTATCAGTATAGCACTCAAGGACTAGAAGTCCTTGTTTCCAGTTAATTCCATGAGATAAGTTGTTCACCTCATGTGTAGGCCCTTTAATTCATTCATATACTTGATTAGTGGTAGTCCAACATTATCTCAACAATAGTGTTGTTCCTGCCATGCATGTTGATGAAGAACCTAAAAACTGTGAATGTGACTTGCAATTCATGCATCACATCATGCAAATATGAAAGCCATTGAAACTGTGAGCAACATAGTTTGATGCatgttccttgcatatgctaatatATGGAGAGTCATCAAAGTTTCCTGAAATGTCAATCTGCACACCTGATAATTCAAGGGATGCTCATTTTTTACTTGGCAGCCAAAGTGGAACAGTATGTTGTTAGGGTCCTTCAAGATTGATTACATCGGCAAGGGCCCCTACATAAACTGCATCCCATCACTCCACCACCATCGTATCGGTCCAAACGACAAGTTCCTGGTGTTGTCGTGTGACGGGCTCTATCAGTATTTCACCAATAAAGAGGTGGTTGATGAGGTAGAGATGTTCACAACTGTGTAT
This window encodes:
- the LOC119294310 gene encoding probable protein phosphatase 2C 31, which encodes MGNGISKNTCFSGDTYAPAVSSDPVPGDIHGHSFKYVPISVAFDKSSMANVLSSKTPFFSLSGAAINANQATSSSMPSFQLLNELMGPQSYACIVKSSCSFTAAPLQATPARSSLSGHFLDSSSTVSTISNQLPRRACMYGMLDHSFSSSSSVVSKQDSVSHLMVEHGATGSRCCNERPLGKSLATAGSRLDFRVPRNSLLSKGPTELSNMDSFGDENHRSPPSNNVQWAQGMAGEDRFQVAVSEERGWVFVGIYDGFFGPDATDYLFANLHVAVHHALKGVLSDNIQCNDSTTTSNHLFSLNGGNHSPEFERKPAKRGRIEHPEKDNSAMSGGGPTIHQKVLGALDRALRETEEAFFKAAEEGATDNPEIGLMGSCVLVMLMKGEDVYVMNVGDSCAVLARGQEPDLDNIPGKATRKDLQQLKAEIMDGLQSVQLNAEHSTSVEEEVNRIKAEHSDRNAIIHGRVKGKLNVTRAFGAGYLKEPKWNSMLLGSFKIDYIGKGPYINCIPSLHHHRIGPNDKFLVLSCDGLYQYFTNKEVVDEVEMFTTVYPKGNPAEHLVEELLLRAARKAGLDYHELLNISHDERRRYHDDVSVIVISFKGRMWRSSA